A stretch of Sebastes fasciatus isolate fSebFas1 chromosome 19, fSebFas1.pri, whole genome shotgun sequence DNA encodes these proteins:
- the LOC141757575 gene encoding eosinophil peroxidase-like isoform X1, which yields MKDFVEQRVRRKKEPVQPQGAGPQGRALNIKKATPLQTAPEIFTIIFTETEMIFSALLVLGVCLVPALSKQTGEHLDSSLLQQCFEEAKKLVDDAYKYSREESLRRVRKEVVSPHDTLRLVKQPRGDTRSAVRSADYMAQTLRLLQERAHHVHKRSLNATDLLSEEDLMNLARITGCEARISLPSCRTTPNINEYRTATSVCNNLKNTRLGSSNTPFARLLPAEYNDGISQPKGFDNQTINNFFLPMVRQVSNNILSTTDAGVVSDREFSHMVTLFGQWNDHDLTFTPFSPSIRSFSNGIDCDDSCENTDPCIPIPIPPGDPRSQTEECIPAFRSAPVCGTGYSAYNFGGEANKREQINTLTAFLDLGQVYGSEEKLALFLRDNQSDSGLLRVNTEFKDNGRELLPFHPLMVNMCATRGRVTNDTNAREVPCFIAGDVRVDENIALTSIHTLFMREHNRVARALKRLNPQWDSETLYQESRKILGAYTQVFVFRDYLPHIVGNVAMRTQLGRYPGYDASVDPSISNVFATAAYRFAHLAIQPVLSRLDANYRENANFPSVPLFKAFFTPWRIVFEGGIDSLLRGLVGRPAKLNTQDNMMVDALRERLFQFVMHLALDLGSLNMERGRDHGLPGYNAYRKLCGLSEPRNQAELARVLNNADLARRLLQLYGTADNIDVWMGGVAEPFVRGGRVGPLFACLIATQFQKIRQGDRLWYENPGVFTAAQRAALSRVTLSTIICDNTGIRTIPREAFSLISNRNRLVRCRTLRSLNLSSWRERPCRGASCNEVGNETASDQAAEAPPGPKGLQDNEVQ from the exons ATGAAGGATTTCGTTGAGCAGAGAGTGAGAAGGAAGAAGGAACCTGTACAACCCCAGGGGGCGGGGCCTCAGGGCCGCGCACTGAATATAAAGAAGGCGACACCACTGCAAACTGCACCTGAAATCTTCACAATTATCTTCACAGAAACAG AGATGATTTTCTCTGCCCTTCTTGTTCTGGGCGTCTGCCTGGTTCCTGCTCTCTCCAAACAAACAG GAGAACATCTGGATAGTTCTCTCCTTCAACAATGTTTTGAGGAGGCAAAGAAGCTCGTTGACGATGCGTACAAGTACTCCAGAGAAGA GAGTCTGAGACGAGTCCGCAAGGAGGTGGTGAGTCCTCACGATACTCTCCGTCTTGTGAAGCAGCCTCGTGGTGACACACGCTCAGCCGTGAGATCTGCAGACTACATGGCACAAACCCTCCGTCTGCTGCAGGAGAGGGCGCATCATGTGCACAAACGCTCACTCAATGCAACAG atttgctCTCTGAAGAGGATCTGATGAATCTTGCCAGAATAACTGGATGTGAGGCTCGAATCAGCCTTCCATCATGCCGCACCACACCAAACATTAACGAGTATCGGACAGCCACCAGCGTCTGCAACAACTT AAAGAACACTCGCCTTGGATCTTCAAACACCCCCTTCGCCCGCTTGCTGCCTGCCGAATATAACGACGGCATCTCCCAACCAAAAGGCTTCGACAACCAAACAATAAACAACTTCTTCCTCCCAATG GTGCGTCAGGTGTCCAACAACATCCTAAGCACAACAGACGCAGGCGTGGTCAGCGACAGAGAATTCTCTCACATGGTGACCTTGTTTGGGCAGTGGAACGACCACGATCTCACCTTCACTCCCTTCTCCCCCAGCATCCGCTCCTTCAGCAATGGGATCGACTGTGACGACAGCTGTGAGAACACTGACCCTTGCATCCCCATCCCG ATTCCTCCCGGCGACCCCCGCTCTCAGACAGAAGAGTGCATCCCTGCGTTCAGATCCGCTCCTGTTTGCGGAACGGGATACTCTGCCTACAATTTTGGAGGAGAAGCCAACAAGAGAGAGCAGATCAACACCCTCACAGCCTTCCTGGATCTCGGCCAGGTGTATGGCTCTGAGGAGAAGCTTGCCCTGTTTCTTCGCGACAACCAGAGTGATAGCGGCCTGCTGCGCGTGAACACAGAGTTCAAAGACAACGGGCGTGAGCTGCTGCCATTCCACCCTCTCATGGTGAACATGTGTGCCACTCGCGGAAGAGTCACCAACGACACAAACGCCAGAGAGGTGCCGTGTTTCATTGCAG GTGATGTCCGCGTGGACGAGAACATAGCTCTGACCTCCATTCACACACTGTTTATGCGTGAGCATAACCGTGTGGCTCGTGCCCTGAAGAGATTGAACCCACAGTGGGACAGTGAGACACTCTACCAAGAGTCCCGCAAGATCTTGGGTGCTTACACACAG gtgttTGTGTTCAGGGACTATCTGCCTCACATTGTAGGTAACGTCGCAATGCGTACACAGCTCGGCCGTTACCCCGGCTACGACGCTAGCGTTGATCCCAGCATCTCCAACGTCTTTGCAACAGCAGCTTACCGCTTTGCCCACTTGGCCATACAGCCGGTCTTATCCCGTCTGGATGCAAACTACAGGGAGAACGCTAATTTCCCCAGTGTCCCCTTGTTCAAAGCCTTCTTCACCCCCTGGAGGATCGTCTTTGAGG GTGGCATTGACTCTCTGCTCCGTGGTTTGGTCGGCCGTCCTGCTAAACTGAACACTCAGGATAACATGATGGTGGATGCTCTGAGGGAGAGGTTGTTCCAGTTTGTGATGCATCTGGCTTTGGACTTGGGCTCTCTGAACATGGAGAGGGGACGCGACCACGGCTTGCCTG GCTACAACGCCTATCGCAAGTTGTGTGGCCTGTCTGAGCCCAGGAACCAGGCGGAGCTCGCTCGGGTCCTGAATAACGCAGACCTGGCCCGCAGGCTGCTGCAGCTCTACGGTACGGCCGACAACATCGACGTCTGGATGGGAGGCGTTGCAGAGCCGTTTGTCCGTGGCGGCCGTGTGGGGCCTCTGTTCGCCTGCCTCATTGCAACACAGTTCCAGAAGATCCGCCAGGGTGACAG GCTGTGGTACGAGAACCCGGGCGTCTTCACCGCGGCTCAGAGAGCTGCTCTGTCCAGGGTCACCTTATCCACGATCATCTGTGATAACACCGGCATCAGGACTATCCCCCGTGAGGCCTTCAGCCTCATCTCAAACAGGAACCGGCTCGTCAGATGCAGAACCCTCCGAAGCTTGAACCTGTCATCCTGGAGGGAGAGACCCTGCAGAG GCGCAAGCTGTAATGAAGTCGGAAACGAG ACTGCGAGCGACCAGGCCGCCGAGGCGCCCCCAGGCCCCAAGGGCCTCCAGGACAACGAG GTCCAGTAG
- the LOC141757575 gene encoding eosinophil peroxidase-like isoform X2, with protein MIFSALLVLGVCLVPAHSKPTGEHLDSSLLQHCFEEAKKLVDDAYKYSREESLRRVRKEVVRPHDALRLLKQPRGDTRSAVRSADYMAQTLRLLQERAHHVHKRSLNATDLLSEEDLMNLARITGCEARISLPSCRTTPNINKYRTATSVCNNLKNTRLGSSNTPFARLLPAEYNDGISQPKGFNNQTINNFFLPLVRQVSNNILSTTDAGVVNDREFTHMVTLFGQWNDHDLTFTPFSPSIRSFSNGINCDDSCENTEPCIPIPIPPGDPRSQTEECIPSFRSAPVCGTGYSAYNFGGEANKREQINALTAFLDLGQVYGSEEKLALFLRDHQSDGGLLRVNTEFKDNGRELLPFNPLPVNMCATRGRVTNDTNAREVPCFIAGDVRVDENIALTSIHTLFMREHNRVARALKRLNPHWDSETLYQESRKILGAYTQVIVFRDYLPHIVGDVAMRTQLGRYPGYDASVDPSISNVFATAAYRFAHLALQPVLSRLDANYRENANFPNVPLFKAFFAPWRIIFEGGVDSLLRGLVGRPAKLNTQDNMMVDAVRERLFQFVMHLALDLGSLNMARGREHGLPGYNAYRKLCGLSEPRNQAELALVLNNADLARRLLQLYGTADNIDVWMGGVAEPFVRGGRVGPLFACLIATQFQKIRQGDRLWYENPGVFTAAQRAALSRVTLSKIICDNTGIKSIPTDALSVISNRNRLVNCRTLRSLNLSSWRERPCRGAGCNEVGNETASDQAAQDDQTPPASPAPTAPPAAQGLEDNEVQ; from the exons ATGATTTTCTCTGCCCTTCTTGTTCTGGGCGTCTGCCTGGTTCCTGCTCACTCCAAACCAACAG GAGAACATCTGGACAGTTCTCTCCTTCAACACTGTTTTGAGGAGGCAAAGAAGCTCGTTGACGATGCGTACAAGTACTCCAGAGAAGA GAGTCTGAGACGAGTCCGCAAGGAGGTGGTGCGTCCTCACGATGCTCTCCGTCTTCTGAAGCAGCCTCGTGGTGACACACGCTCAGCCGTGAGATCTGCAGACTACATGGCACAAACCCTCCGTCTGCTGCAGGAGAGGGCGCATCATGTGCACAAACGCTCACTCAATGCAACAG atttgctCTCTGAAGAGGATCTGATGAATCTTGCCAGAATAACTGGATGTGAGGCTCGAATCAGCCTTCCATCATGCCGCACCACACCAAACATTAACAAGTATCGGACAGCCACCAGCGTCTGCAACAACTT AAAGAACACTCGCCTTGGATCTTCAAACACCCCCTTCGCCCGCTTGCTGCCTGCCGAATATAACGACGGCATCTCCCAACCAAAAGGCTTCAACAACCAAACAATAAACAACTTCTTCCTCCCACTG GTGCGTCAGGTGTCCAACAACATCCTAAGCACAACAGACGCAGGCGTGGTCAACGACAGAGAATTCACTCACATGGTGACCTTGTTTGGGCAGTGGAACGACCACGATCTCACCTTCACTCCCTTCTCCCCCAGCATCCGCTCCTTCAGCAATGGGATCAACTGTGACGACAGCTGTGAGAACACTGAGCCTTGCATCCCCATCCCG ATTCCTCCCGGCGACCCCCGCTCTCAGACAGAAGAGTGCATCCCTTCGTTCAGATCCGCCCCAGTTTGCGGAACGGGATACTCGGCCTACAATTTTGGAGGAGAAGCCAACAAGAGAGAGCAGATCAACGCCCTCACAGCCTTCCTGGATCTCGGCCAGGTGTATGGCTCTGAGGAGAAGCTTGCCCTGTTTCTTCGCGACCATCAGAGTGATGGCGGCCTGCTGCGCGTGAACACAGAGTTCAAAGACAACGGGCGTGAGCTGCTGCCATTCAACCCTCTCCCGGTGAACATGTGTGCCACTCGCGGAAGAGTCACCAACGACACAAACGCCAGAGAGGTGCCGTGTTTCATTGCAG GTGATGTCCGCGTGGACGAGAACATAGCTCTGACCTCCATTCACACACTGTTTATGCGTGAGCATAACCGTGTGGCTCGTGCCCTGAAGAGATTGAACCCACATTGGGACAGTGAGACACTCTACCAAGAGTCCCGCAAGATCTTGGGTGCTTACACACAG gtgatTGTGTTCAGGGACTATCTGCCTCACATTGTAGGTGACGTCGCAATGCGTACACAGCTCGGCCGTTACCCCGGCTACGACGCTAGCGTTGACCCCAGCATCTCCAACGTCTTTGCAACAGCAGCTTACCGCTTTGCCCACTTGGCCCTCCAGCCAGTCTTATCCCGTCTGGATGCAAACTACAGGGAGAACGCTAATTTCCCCAATGTCCCCTTGTTCAAGGCCTTCTTCGCCCCCTGGAGGATCATCTTTGAGG GTGGCGTTGACTCTCTGCTCCGTGGTTTGGTCGGCCGTCCTGCTAAACTGAACACTCAGGATAACATGATGGTGGATGCTGTGAGGGAGAGGTTGTTCCAGTTTGTGATGCATCTGGCTTTGGACTTGGGCTCTCTCAACATGGCAAGGGGACGCGAGCACGGCTTGCCTG GCTACAACGCCTATCGCAAGTTGTGTGGCCTGTCTGAGCCCAGGAACCAGGCGGAGCTCGCTCTGGTCCTGAATAACGCAGACCTGGCCCGCAGGCTGCTGCAGCTCTACGGTACGGCCGACAACATCGACGTCTGGATGGGAGGCGTTGCAGAGCCGTTTGTCCGTGGCGGCCGTGTGGGGCCTCTGTTCGCCTGCCTCATTGCAACACAGTTCCAGAAGATCCGCCAGGGTGACAG GCTGTGGTACGAGAACCCGGGCGTCTTCACCGCGGCTCAGAGAGCTGCTCTGTCCAGGGTCACCTTATCCAAGATCATCTGTGATAACACCGGCATCAAGTCTATCCCCACTGACGCCTTAAGCGTCATCTCAAACAGGAACCGGCTCGTCAATTGCAGAACCCTCCGAAGCTTGAACCTGTCATCCTGGAGGGAGAGACCCTGCAGAG GCGCGGGCTGTAATGAAGTCGGAAACGAG ACTGCAAGCGACCAGGCCGCCCAGGACGACCAGACCCCACCAGCCTCCCCGGCCCCCACGGCCCCCCCGGCCGCCCAGGGCCTCGAGGACAACGAG GTCCAGTAG